A region of Saimiri boliviensis isolate mSaiBol1 chromosome 8, mSaiBol1.pri, whole genome shotgun sequence DNA encodes the following proteins:
- the APOD gene encoding apolipoprotein D: MMMPLLLLFALAGLFGAAEGQTFHLGKCPMPPVQENFDVNKYLGRWYEIEKIPTTFEKGRCIQANYSLMDNGNIKVLNRELRYDGTVNQIEGEATQVNLTEPAKLAVKFFWLMPSAPYWVLATDYENYALVYSCTDFIQLFHVDFAWILGRNSYLPPETVDSLKNILTSNNIPVDKMTVTDQMNCPEFP; this comes from the exons ATGATGatgccactgctgctgctttttGCACTGGCTGGCCTCTTCGGTGCCGCGGAGGGACAAACGTTTCATCTTGGGAAATGCCCCATGCCTCCGGTGCAGGAGAATTTTGACGTAAATAAG TATCTCGGAAGATGGTACGAAATTGAGAAGATCCCAACGACCTTTGAGAAAGGAAGGTGCATCCAGGCCAACTACTCCCTAATGGACAACGGAAACATCAAAGTGTTAAACCGGGAGTTGAG ATACgatggaactgtgaatcaaatTGAAGGTGAAGCCACCCAGGTTAACCTCACAGAGCCTGCCAAGCTGGCAGTTAAGTTTTTCTGGT TGATGCCGTCTGCACCGTACTGGGTCCTGGCCACCGACTATGAGAACTATGCCCTCGTGTACTCCTGTACCGACTTCATCCAGCTTTTTCACGTGGATTTTGCTTGGATCTTGGGAAGAAACTCTTATCTCCCTCCAGAAACAGTGGACTCTCTGAAAAATATCCTGACTTCTAATAACATTCCTGTTGACAAAATGACAGTCACAGATCAGATGAACTGCCCTGAGTTCCCATAA